DNA from Tsuneonella dongtanensis:
TTCCTGCGCCATGTAGCCGAGCACCGCGTAGGCGCCGCCGAACGTCACCACCGCCAGCTTGGAAAAGAACACCCCGACGTCCCACAGCACGTGGCCGGTTCCGACTGTCGCCCCGACGAGGAGCATCGGTGCAACCCAGATCGCGCCCCAGGTGACGACCGTCGCCAGGGTCGCGCGAACCAGCTTGCGACCGCTCCGCCCGTCTCCGCCACCTGTCGGTGGCCCGTGCGCGCCAAGCCAGTCGGGCCGCGCCCTGCTCACGATCGCGCCGATCAGCGCTGCGACGGCGATCACGAGCGGAAACGGCGCGCCGGCGAGCGCCAATGCGAGGAAAGCGGCGCCCGCGAGCGCCAGATTCAACCGCGTCCGCAGCGCCCGTGCTGCGACACGCACCAGCGCTTGCGCGACGATGGCGAGGACCGCCGCCTTGATCCCGAGGAACAGTCCGGCGAACCACCCGAGCCCGGCGGCGAAAACATAAACCAGCGAGAGCCCCAGCATCACGAGCGCGCCAGGAATTACGAACAGCAGCCCGGCGGTCAGTCCGCCGCGGACCCCGTGCAGCCGCCATCCGATCCAGGTGGCAAGCTGCTGCGCCTCGGGACCGGGAAGCAGGTGGCACAGGTTCAGCGCGCGCAGGAACGCGCCGTCCTCGATCCAGCGCCGCTCCTCGACGAATTCGCGGTGCATCAGCGCGATCTGCCCGGCGGGACCGCCGAAACTCAGCACGCCGACTCGCGCACTCACGCGGGCAAGATCGCGGAAGCTGGGAGTCGCGGAATTCACCTGTACGTCATCGGCGCTCGCGCCAGTCCGCGCAAAATAAAAAGCGGGCGGTGCCCGAAGGTACCGCCCGCCTCTCGCCCCGTCAGGAGCGATCCAGTCCCGTTGCTCCTTTAATAGGTCGCCGGGGGATCGCTGGCGGGGAAGCTTTCGTCGCTTGCCTGGTCGGTCTTGTCCCACGAACGAACGGGTTTGTCACGCATCGCCTCGGGTCCGGCATCGCGAATTTTCGCGTTGCCCTGGTTGCCCGCGAACGCAGCGTGCTCCGCATTGTTCTTTTGCAGGTACTTGTAGCCGGCGTAGCCAAGCGCTCCGAGCGCGGCGAGTTTGATCAGTGCCATGTGCGAACCTCTCTTTCTGCCTGACCAACGCGGCAGACGAGGGTTCGGGTCCACAGAATTACTTCACTCGTCGCCGACTCGTTCGACTTGTGCGCCGACCAGCGCAAGCTTCTCCTCCAGCCGCTCGTAACCGCGGTCGAGGTGATAGAGTCGGCGGACTTCGGTCCGGCCTTCAGCCCGCAGACCGGCGATGACCAGGCTCATCGACGCCCGCAGGTCCGTCGCCATGACTTCGGCCCCTGTCAGTCCGGCAACGCCATGGACGATGGCAGTACGGCCCGAGGTCTCGATATGAGCGCCCATCCGGCTGAGTTCGGGTACGTGCATGTAGCGGTTCTCGAAGATCGTCTCGGTGAGCACGCTGGTCCCCTCGGCGACCGTCAGCAGCGCCATGAGCTGCGCCTGCATGTCGGTGGCGAGCCCTGGGTACGGCGCGGTGGTGAGGTTGACCGCCTTGAGCTTGCCCTCGGCGGCGACGCGCACGCCCCCCTTCTCCGCTTCGACCGATACGCCGATGTTGCGCAAGGCATGGAGCGTCGCCTGCATCTCGTCAGCCTTCGCGCCTTCGAGCAGGACCTCTCCGCCCGTGATCGCCGCTGCGCAGGCATAACTGCCGGCCTCGATCCGGTCGGCCATCACGCGGTAGGTGGCGCCATGGAGCCGGCGCACGCCGTGGATCGTCAGGTCGGAAGAACCGATGCCTTCGATCTCCGCACCCATCGCGACGAGCAGGTTGCACAAGTCGACGATCTCGGGCTCGCGCGCCGCGTTGAACAGGCGGCAGGTGCCGTTGGCCAGGACGGCCGCCATCAGGGCATTCTCGGTCGCACCGACCGAGACCACCGGAAAATCGAACTCGCCCCCGGGAAGCCCGCCGTCGGGCGCGTGAGCACGGACATAGCCCTGCGCGAGCTCGATCCGCGCCCCGAATGCCTCGAGCGCCTTGAGGTGCAAATCGATCGGGCGGTTGCCGATCGCGCAACCGCCGGGCAGCGAGACGGTCGCCTCGCCCATCCGCGCGAGCATCGGTCCAAGCACGAGGATCGAGGCAC
Protein-coding regions in this window:
- the murA gene encoding UDP-N-acetylglucosamine 1-carboxyvinyltransferase, translating into MDKIIVEGGKRLSGTIPISGAKNAALTLIPCALLTDEPMTLRNLPRLADIDGFQHLMNQFGVTTVIQGNRPEDFGRVMTLEATRITGTVAPYDLVRKMRASILVLGPMLARMGEATVSLPGGCAIGNRPIDLHLKALEAFGARIELAQGYVRAHAPDGGLPGGEFDFPVVSVGATENALMAAVLANGTCRLFNAAREPEIVDLCNLLVAMGAEIEGIGSSDLTIHGVRRLHGATYRVMADRIEAGSYACAAAITGGEVLLEGAKADEMQATLHALRNIGVSVEAEKGGVRVAAEGKLKAVNLTTAPYPGLATDMQAQLMALLTVAEGTSVLTETIFENRYMHVPELSRMGAHIETSGRTAIVHGVAGLTGAEVMATDLRASMSLVIAGLRAEGRTEVRRLYHLDRGYERLEEKLALVGAQVERVGDE
- the chrA gene encoding chromate efflux transporter, whose amino-acid sequence is MSARVGVLSFGGPAGQIALMHREFVEERRWIEDGAFLRALNLCHLLPGPEAQQLATWIGWRLHGVRGGLTAGLLFVIPGALVMLGLSLVYVFAAGLGWFAGLFLGIKAAVLAIVAQALVRVAARALRTRLNLALAGAAFLALALAGAPFPLVIAVAALIGAIVSRARPDWLGAHGPPTGGGDGRSGRKLVRATLATVVTWGAIWVAPMLLVGATVGTGHVLWDVGVFFSKLAVVTFGGAYAVLGYMAQEAAGPLGWLSPREIVDGLGLAETTPGPLIMVTQFVGFLAGWREAAPLTPLGGALAAAALTTWVTFAPCFLWIFACAPWMDRIERSPALQAALAAITAAVVGVIANLALWFGWHVLFPAFDTSVPGWQFDWRAGFIAAVAAAMIFAWKRGIVTTLAVCAALGLALVLAFPGA